Proteins from a genomic interval of Cervus elaphus chromosome 13, mCerEla1.1, whole genome shotgun sequence:
- the GPR132 gene encoding probable G-protein coupled receptor 132 has translation MPGNATLETGPALGALSTGVSSHTCNVPFNDSRVFLVTVYSSVCVLGLPANCLTAWLTLLQARQGHVLAVYLFCLALCELLYVSTLPLWVVYIQHGHRWPLSPLACKVTAYIFFCNLYISILFLCCISCDRFLAVVYALETRGRRHQKTAILISATVFLLVGLIHSPVFKMEHDETCFETLPMDHKVAGYYYARFMVGFAVPLSIIAVTNQRIFRTIQLSTSLSAAQKAKVRLLAIAVVVIFLVCFAPYHLVLLIKAIAFSYHRGAEEPVCDFEIRLYTASVVFLSLATVNSVADPIIYVLAAEVTRQEVCRIHKGWKKWSTKTDDTKLACSKDSEEAQSPTSPTNSYAFPGPVHPPGPSPGTPEGLAEGSC, from the exons ATGCCAG GAAACGCCACGCTGGAGACCGGCCCTGCGCTGGGGGCCCTGTCGACGGGCGTGTCTTCCCACACGTGTAACGTGCCCTTCAACGATAGCAGGGTGTTCCTGGTGACCGTGTACAGTAGCGTGTGCGTGCTGGGCCTGCCGGCCAACTGCCTGACGGCGTGGCTCACACTGCTGCAGGCACGCCAGGGCCACGTGCTGGCCGTCTACCTCTTCTGCCTGGCGCTCTGCGAGCTGCTGTACGTCAGCACCCTGCCGCTCTGGGTCGTCTACATCCAGCACGGGCACCGCTGGCCGCTCAGCCCCTTGGCCTGCAAGGTGACCGCCTACATCTTCTTCTGCAACCTCTACATCAGCATCCTCTTcctctgctgcatctcctgcgaTCGCTTCCTGGCGGTGGTGTACGCGCTGGAGACGCGGGGCCGGCGCCACCAGAAGACTGCCATCCTCATCTCCGCGACAGTCTTCCTTCTCGTCGGGCTCATCCACTCTCCGGTGTTCAAGATGGAGCACGATGAAACCTGCTTCGAGACGCTGCCGATGGACCACAAGGTGGCCGGGTACTACTACGCGCGCTTCATGGTGGGCTTTGCCGTCCCGCTGTCCATCATCGCCGTCACCAACCAGCGCATCTTCAGGACCATCCAGCTGAGCACCAGCCTGAGCGCTGCCCAGAAGGCCAAGGTGAGGCTCCTGGCCATCGCGGTCGTGGTCATCTTCCTGGTCTGCTTCGCCCCCTACCACCTGGTGCTCCTGATCAAAGCCATCGCCTTTTCCTACCACAGAGGGGCCGAAGAACCTGTGTGCGACTTTGAAATTCGCCTGTACACGGCCTCCGTGGTGTTCCTGAGCCTGGCCACCGTGAACAGCGTGGCTGACCCCATCATCTACGTGCTGGCCGCGGAAGTGACCCGCCAGGAAGTGTGCAGAATCCACAAGGGGTGGAAAAAGTGGTCCACGAAGACGGACGACACCAAGCTTGCATGCTCGAAGGACTCGGAGGAGGCACAGTCGCCCACGTCCCCCACCAACAGCTACGCCTTCCCCGGGCCCGTCCACCCACCAGGGCCGTCACCGGGCACCCCAGAGGGGCTGGCCGAGGGGTCCTGCTGA